CCATGTTCTCCGCCAGCGGCGTCAGCGTGGTGATCCGCACCGGCAGCCGGAGCGCTGCGGCGCCCAGCGTCGCGGCGAGCACGGCGGCGGCGCCGGCCATGTCCTTGCGCATCAGCTTCATCGCCGGCACCGGCTTGATCGAGATGCCGCCGCTGTCGAAGGTGATCCCCTTGCCCACCAGCACGACGTGGCTACGCGCGTCCGCCGGGCGCCAGTCCAGCTCGACCAGGCGGGGACCGCTGGCCGAGCCTCGGCCCACGGCGAGGATTCCGCCGAACCCCTCGGCCGCCAGTTCCTCCGGCTCCCGTACCCGCAGGCGCAGATCCGGCCGGCCGGCCACGGCCGTCTCGACCTGCTCGACGAACCACTGCGGGTTCTTCACGGAGGAGGGGGTGTTGGTCAGGTCCCGGGCCAGCCGGGTCATCTCGGCGGTGGTCCGGGCCGCCGCCAGGGTCGGGGCGAGCGCGTCCGGGTCGGCCACCACGACGTCCACCTCGGCCAGCGCGGGCGCGCCGCCGGCGTCGGTCATCCGGAACCGGTACGACCCCAGCAGCAGCCCTTCGGCCAGGCCGCGCAGCGCCGCCGCGGCGTCGGCCGGAAGCATCACCGTGACATACGTCTCATCCCTGGCGGCTCGGGCGAGCGCCGCGCCGGCGGTCCGCCAGCCCCGCTCGTCGCCCTCGCCGACGCCGAGCAGCACCAGCCGCTGCGGCGTCCCGCCGAGTCGCAGGTGCTCGCGCAGCTCGCCGGCGCGCCCGGTCAGGCGCGCGGCGGGCAGCAGGGCGTCCGCCTCGGCCCGCACATCGCCGGGCGGCGGGGTGGTCGGGACCAGCGCGGCCGGGGCGTCCGCGCCCTCGGCCGGCCCGACGGGACGAATGGGCAGCACGAGGGTGTCGAGCCGCGCGGGCTCGCTCACCAGACGAATGGCCAGCACGCTCGACCGGACCTCCAGAAAGTTCGCGAACCGGGACAGACTGCCGCTTCCCGGCCTGTGAAGACCCTGAGCCACCGGCCGGGCCGGTGGCTCAGGGCAGGACGAACCGTCCGCACGGCGTGCGCCGCGCGGACCGCTCCTCGATCAGCCGGCGGCTGCCTTCAGCGCGTCACCGAGCGCGTTGGCCTCGTCGGGAGTCATCTCGACGACGAGCCGGCCACCACCCTCCAGCGGGACCCGCATCACGATGCCCCGGCCCTCCTTGGTGACTTCCAGCGGACCGTCGCCCGTCCGCGGCTTCATCGCCGCCATGTTGTCTCCCCTCAGACCTACACCAGGGTCGGTGGGTTGCCCCACAGCCACTTCGCCATCACCGCCGCAGCCTTCGCGGGGTGTCGACCAATGATTTTCCCTGATGAACACCGCCGGACCCAAACCGAAGCAGCATTGATGTAACAGCATCTAGCTTATCCTGGATAGGCCTGTCACAATGTGCGGTCATGCAGGCACGGTCGGCACTCTTCGACCTGTACGGCGACCACCTCCGGGCGAGGGGTGGGCGCGCACCCGTCGCCGCCCTGGTCAAGCTGCTGGCGCCGCTCGGGATCGCACCTCCGGCCGTGCGCACCGCGGTCTCCCGGATGGTCCGCCAGGGCTGGCTCGACCCGCTCCGGCTGGCCTCCGGCCCGGGATATTCGATCACACCCAAGGCCGCCCGCAGACTCGACGAGGCGGCCGCCCGGATCTACCGGACCGGACGGCACAGCTGGGACGGCCGGTTCGACCTGCTGGTCCTGGCGGCCCCCGCCTCCCGCCGGGACCGCCAGCGGCTCGCCGCCAACCTGACCTTCCTCGGCTACGGCACGCTCGACGACTGCACCTGGGTGGCCACCCGCCCCGGGGAGGACGTGGACGTCCTGCTCGCCGAGGCCGGCGTGCGCTACGAGCGGTTCACCGCCGCGCACGCCGCCGGCACCCCGGGAGCGATGGGCGTGGTCCGCCGCGCCTGGGACCTCACCGAGATCGGCCGGGCGTACGAGCGGTTCGCCGCGGAGCAGAAGCCGCTGCTGGCGGGCGTGACCGTACGCAGCAGCGACGAGGAGGCGTACGCGGCCCGGTTCCGGCTCGTGCACGCGTGGCGTACCTTCCTCTTCCGGGACCCGCAGCTCCCCCCGGCGCTGCTCCCCGAGCGCTGGCCGGGCACCAGCGCGGCCAGTTTCTTCGACCGGCACGCGGCCCGGCTCCGGCCGGCCGCCGACCGGTACGTCGAGCACTGCCTCGACGCCAACAACCGCCTCGCCCGACAGAAGGGTCGTTGAGAACGTGACCGAGCCGCTGCTCGTCGACCGCACCGACGCCGTCGTCACCCTGACGCTGAACCGCCCGACGGCGATGAACTCGCTCGACGTGGCGCTCAAGGAGGCGCTCCGGGACACCCTCGCCGAGCTGGAGACCGACCGCTCCTGCCGCGCGGTCGTGCTGGCCGGGGCGGGCGGATCGTTCAGCGCCGGGCAGGATCTCCGCGAGCACGTGCAGACCCTGGAAGCGGCCGACGCCGACCCGCTGGCCA
The window above is part of the Micromonospora inositola genome. Proteins encoded here:
- a CDS encoding leucyl aminopeptidase family protein, with translation MLAIRLVSEPARLDTLVLPIRPVGPAEGADAPAALVPTTPPPGDVRAEADALLPAARLTGRAGELREHLRLGGTPQRLVLLGVGEGDERGWRTAGAALARAARDETYVTVMLPADAAAALRGLAEGLLLGSYRFRMTDAGGAPALAEVDVVVADPDALAPTLAAARTTAEMTRLARDLTNTPSSVKNPQWFVEQVETAVAGRPDLRLRVREPEELAAEGFGGILAVGRGSASGPRLVELDWRPADARSHVVLVGKGITFDSGGISIKPVPAMKLMRKDMAGAAAVLAATLGAAALRLPVRITTLTPLAENMVSGSAFRPGDIVRHYGGLTSETTNSDAEGRLVLADAMAYAVRELEPDLLVDLATLTGANAVALGKRHGALYSENDQLAADLLTAIEAAGEHAWRMPLPADYVEYLGSELADLHSSPARGAGSVTAALFLREFTGDLRDRWVHVDMSAPSWAEEDDAELTRGATGWGVRGLLRWLATLG
- a CDS encoding DUF3117 domain-containing protein, encoding MAAMKPRTGDGPLEVTKEGRGIVMRVPLEGGGRLVVEMTPDEANALGDALKAAAG
- a CDS encoding PaaX family transcriptional regulator gives rise to the protein MQARSALFDLYGDHLRARGGRAPVAALVKLLAPLGIAPPAVRTAVSRMVRQGWLDPLRLASGPGYSITPKAARRLDEAAARIYRTGRHSWDGRFDLLVLAAPASRRDRQRLAANLTFLGYGTLDDCTWVATRPGEDVDVLLAEAGVRYERFTAAHAAGTPGAMGVVRRAWDLTEIGRAYERFAAEQKPLLAGVTVRSSDEEAYAARFRLVHAWRTFLFRDPQLPPALLPERWPGTSAASFFDRHAARLRPAADRYVEHCLDANNRLARQKGR